A genomic segment from Candidatus Zixiibacteriota bacterium encodes:
- a CDS encoding PorV/PorQ family protein: protein MATRRIKNRLITAVTVQLLSTMAAGLVWPASDAGRSAADFLMIGQGARAAALGGAYTAMSSDATAAHWNPAGLSGLENAAVALGHFAWYQDITVEQLGVGLPLGEKLVGGVTATYVNYGQIDGYDINGVASGDLVAYDWVGGFSVAATLTESFSAGVTAKYVNQRLDDVSGSALAFDLGARFETSSLAFGAAIVNLGGQMKFDQSSEKLPAAARFGGMVRTFDGAIITSLDIEQRFEGDLTIRQGLELGFSDRYFLRAGYDYLPAQDGRRLATGMSLGGGLRLSIAEIDYAFTPNDKSTSEDLHRFTLTFQFAGK, encoded by the coding sequence ATGGCAACACGTAGAATCAAAAACAGGCTCATTACTGCGGTAACAGTACAGCTCCTCTCGACAATGGCGGCCGGGCTCGTCTGGCCGGCCAGCGACGCTGGCCGGAGCGCGGCTGACTTTCTGATGATCGGTCAGGGCGCGCGGGCGGCCGCTCTCGGCGGGGCGTATACTGCGATGTCGTCCGATGCCACGGCTGCACATTGGAACCCGGCCGGACTTTCCGGTCTGGAAAACGCCGCGGTCGCGCTGGGGCATTTCGCCTGGTATCAGGATATCACCGTAGAGCAGCTCGGCGTCGGTCTGCCTCTCGGTGAGAAACTGGTCGGCGGCGTGACGGCCACATACGTGAATTACGGCCAAATCGACGGCTACGATATTAACGGTGTCGCCTCCGGTGACCTGGTGGCTTATGACTGGGTGGGCGGCTTTTCTGTCGCCGCTACTCTGACGGAATCATTCTCTGCCGGTGTTACTGCGAAGTATGTCAACCAGAGACTCGACGATGTTTCCGGCTCGGCTTTGGCTTTCGATCTCGGTGCCCGCTTCGAGACCTCGTCGCTGGCTTTCGGCGCAGCGATTGTGAACCTCGGCGGCCAGATGAAATTCGATCAGTCCTCCGAGAAGCTGCCGGCCGCGGCCCGGTTCGGCGGGATGGTTCGTACATTCGATGGCGCCATAATCACCTCGCTGGACATCGAGCAACGCTTTGAGGGCGACCTGACCATTCGCCAGGGCCTGGAACTTGGATTCAGTGATCGATATTTCCTGCGTGCCGGCTACGATTACCTGCCCGCTCAGGATGGACGTCGATTGGCGACCGGAATGTCGCTTGGCGGCGGCCTGCGATTATCTATCGCTGAAATTGACTACGCCTTCACTCCGAATGATAAATCTACATCGGAAGATCTCC
- a CDS encoding M48 family metallopeptidase produces MWCRLTCLIAVALSLSCVTTGPGGKTSLVIIPTDQEVALGQAMAQEIAATEKEYPDPQWQVYLTEVGQRLVAICDRKDIKYKFTVIESDQINAFAAPGGYIYFYTGLLGLMDNEAELAAVMAHELSHVVARHGAKRLQTAMGAALAYELVMGDTKSETFKTAVGIGMSLLFADYSRDAEREADDFGLTYMIRAGYDPGAMETMFEKLAASGSPSNAFERLVSTHPEAQERIRNTKTAVARKKPLPPNLTLGREKYQQMKSRLPR; encoded by the coding sequence AGCCTGTCGTGTGTGACCACCGGCCCCGGCGGCAAGACCTCGCTCGTGATTATCCCAACCGACCAGGAGGTCGCCCTGGGACAGGCGATGGCGCAGGAAATCGCAGCCACCGAAAAAGAATATCCCGATCCCCAATGGCAGGTGTACCTCACCGAGGTCGGTCAGCGGCTGGTGGCCATCTGTGATCGCAAGGACATCAAGTACAAATTCACTGTGATTGAGTCTGATCAGATCAATGCTTTTGCGGCGCCCGGCGGGTACATTTACTTCTATACCGGGCTACTCGGCCTGATGGATAATGAGGCAGAACTCGCGGCCGTTATGGCGCATGAGCTCTCGCACGTTGTCGCCCGTCACGGCGCCAAGCGACTGCAGACCGCAATGGGCGCGGCACTCGCCTATGAGCTGGTGATGGGGGACACCAAGTCCGAGACTTTTAAGACCGCGGTTGGTATCGGGATGAGCCTTTTGTTTGCTGATTATTCCCGCGATGCCGAACGCGAGGCTGACGATTTCGGACTCACTTACATGATTCGTGCCGGCTATGATCCCGGCGCGATGGAGACGATGTTCGAGAAGCTGGCGGCATCAGGCTCGCCCTCCAACGCCTTCGAGCGTCTGGTCAGCACGCATCCTGAAGCCCAGGAGCGAATTCGCAACACAAAGACTGCCGTGGCGCGTAAAAAGCCCCTCCCGCCCAATCTGACGCTTGGCCGCGAGAAATACCAGCAAATGAAATCCCGCCTTCCGCGCTGA